In the Tepidimicrobium xylanilyticum genome, one interval contains:
- a CDS encoding DUF3221 domain-containing protein: MKRIIFISFFLIILLAIAACSKEVAEKIGIRGQITEIYIDEENLFIQGILVEGEVEEDTIYDSANVTINDDTKILKDEQEVTVDYLEEGLTVEVVFDGPVAESYPVQGTAKEIIIIE; this comes from the coding sequence ATGAAGAGGATAATATTTATATCGTTTTTTTTAATAATTCTTTTAGCAATTGCAGCATGTAGCAAGGAAGTAGCAGAGAAAATTGGCATAAGGGGTCAGATAACGGAAATCTATATAGATGAAGAAAATCTATTTATTCAAGGAATTCTAGTAGAAGGGGAAGTTGAAGAAGATACCATATATGATAGTGCTAATGTAACCATAAATGACGATACTAAGATACTGAAAGATGAGCAAGAGGTAACAGTGGATTATTTAGAAGAGGGGTTAACGGTTGAAGTCGTATTCGATGGGCCGGTAGCAGAATCTTATCCAGTTCAAGGGACTGCTAAAGAAATTATAATAATTGAATAG
- a CDS encoding helix-turn-helix domain-containing protein has protein sequence MRDSSITVGENIKRIRKDLNLKQHELAGKDITRNLISLIENDKTPIYHNVANIISINVNRILYERGLDVYIQPEDILNPERYEARKQANQYIEKLTKRLEKKDYQFQLEELNEIENFLNKWNFIDKKVKIYELLGDIFYNAKDSNREHYYYLKALEISYEHPFLKERYKIILKLVSNYILTEKFDEAIKLCNFALSTQDDIPSKYKGAFHYNCGLAYYYKKEYGNCLNELIDAKYYVTTSDYREIKKILLLEGICNCELKNYNSAIRSYNKLLEVLEENCDPEELSLTYINIAQTYIEMEDMAKVMEFYTKANNSLQNISEQCFELPKILFSMVNICSYLNETNLCETYLLDALCLSENHKDKNLFSNILSKLLDFYAETDQYSKVHMILEAYSDKIYSIGINKDFIVILKILYSLIQQNNNLDALQLIKNLLNKEVQ, from the coding sequence ATGAGAGATAGTAGCATTACAGTAGGTGAAAATATTAAAAGGATAAGGAAAGATTTAAATTTAAAACAGCATGAACTAGCAGGTAAAGATATTACAAGAAATTTAATTAGCCTTATAGAAAATGATAAAACTCCCATATACCATAATGTTGCCAATATTATTTCGATAAACGTTAATAGAATTCTTTATGAAAGGGGATTAGACGTCTATATACAGCCAGAAGATATATTAAACCCCGAAAGGTATGAAGCTAGGAAACAAGCTAATCAATATATAGAAAAACTCACCAAAAGGTTAGAAAAAAAAGATTATCAATTCCAATTAGAAGAATTAAATGAAATTGAAAACTTTCTGAATAAATGGAATTTTATTGATAAAAAAGTTAAAATCTATGAATTATTGGGAGACATTTTCTATAATGCTAAGGATTCAAATAGAGAGCATTACTATTATCTAAAGGCCTTAGAGATATCCTATGAGCATCCTTTTTTGAAGGAACGGTATAAGATAATCTTAAAACTTGTTTCAAATTATATTTTAACTGAAAAATTTGATGAAGCCATCAAATTATGTAATTTTGCCTTATCTACCCAGGATGATATACCAAGTAAATATAAGGGAGCATTTCATTATAATTGTGGACTAGCCTATTATTATAAAAAGGAGTATGGTAACTGCTTAAATGAATTGATAGATGCAAAGTATTATGTTACCACTAGTGATTATAGAGAAATAAAAAAAATATTGTTACTAGAAGGAATTTGTAATTGTGAGTTGAAAAATTACAATAGCGCAATTAGAAGTTATAATAAATTATTAGAAGTCTTAGAAGAAAATTGCGACCCTGAAGAACTAAGCCTCACATACATAAATATAGCACAAACATATATTGAAATGGAAGATATGGCTAAAGTAATGGAATTCTATACAAAGGCCAATAACTCTCTTCAAAACATAAGCGAGCAGTGTTTTGAGTTGCCAAAAATATTATTTAGTATGGTAAATATATGTAGCTACCTTAATGAGACTAATCTGTGCGAAACTTATTTATTAGATGCTTTGTGTTTATCAGAAAATCATAAGGACAAAAATTTATTTTCCAACATCCTTTCAAAATTACTAGATTTCTATGCAGAAACAGATCAATACAGTAAAGTTCATATGATATTAGAAGCATACAGTGACAAAATTTACAGCATTGGAATTAACAAGGACTTCATTGTTATTTTGAAAATTTTATATAGTCTTATTCAACAAAATAATAATTTAGATGCACTACAACTAATTAAAAATTTATTAAATAAGGAGGTGCAATAA
- a CDS encoding ABC transporter substrate-binding protein has product MKRIFKAFVSLSLILIIGALFTGCGNSKPTINVYNWGDYIDPDVIAEFEKEFNVKVNYDTFATNEDMYVSIKKGGTSYDVAFPSDYMIERMINEGLLEKINKDNIPNLKNIDDRFLDLEFDPNNEYSVPYMWGTVGIIYNKTMVDDVVDSWDILWNEKYSGQILMLDSQRDSIGIALKKLDYSMNTRNMEELEKAKEELIKQKPLVYAYVGDEVKDLMIAEEAALAVVWSGDAVAMMRQNDNLEYVIPKEGSNLWFDNMVIPKTSKNKELAEAFINFMNRPEIAAKNTDYIGYSTANYEALQYLPEDIASSKVAYPDDHELENLEIFKDPKDFLKVYDEIWLEIKAQR; this is encoded by the coding sequence TTGAAAAGAATATTTAAAGCCTTTGTTAGTTTAAGTCTAATATTAATAATAGGAGCTTTATTTACAGGATGTGGTAATAGTAAACCAACAATCAATGTATATAATTGGGGAGATTATATCGACCCAGATGTAATAGCAGAATTTGAAAAGGAATTTAATGTAAAAGTCAATTACGATACTTTTGCAACTAACGAAGATATGTATGTCAGCATAAAAAAAGGTGGAACAAGCTACGATGTGGCTTTTCCTTCAGATTATATGATAGAACGAATGATAAACGAAGGATTATTGGAAAAAATCAACAAAGATAATATTCCCAACCTAAAAAATATAGATGATAGATTTTTAGATTTAGAATTTGACCCTAATAATGAATACTCTGTACCATATATGTGGGGAACGGTAGGAATTATTTATAATAAGACTATGGTTGACGATGTCGTAGATAGCTGGGATATCCTTTGGAATGAAAAGTATAGTGGTCAAATTTTAATGTTAGATAGTCAAAGGGATTCCATTGGAATAGCATTGAAAAAACTAGATTATTCAATGAATACTAGAAATATGGAAGAACTGGAAAAAGCAAAAGAAGAATTAATTAAGCAAAAGCCTTTAGTATATGCTTATGTTGGTGATGAGGTAAAAGATTTAATGATTGCTGAAGAAGCTGCTTTAGCTGTAGTATGGTCTGGAGATGCTGTTGCTATGATGCGGCAAAATGACAATCTAGAATATGTAATACCTAAGGAAGGAAGTAACCTTTGGTTTGATAACATGGTAATACCTAAAACTTCAAAGAATAAAGAATTGGCAGAGGCTTTCATTAACTTTATGAACAGGCCTGAAATAGCTGCAAAAAATACAGATTATATAGGCTATTCAACTGCAAACTACGAAGCCTTGCAATATCTACCAGAAGATATAGCAAGCAGCAAGGTAGCATATCCGGATGATCATGAGCTGGAAAATCTTGAAATATTTAAGGATCCAAAGGATTTCTTGAAGGTATATGATGAAATTTGGTTGGAAATCAAGGCTCAAAGATAA
- a CDS encoding GAF domain-containing protein: MFKLDPIKKMNEEERLKYMNMLLKSQLSSEKDDIANLSNASAIIMACVERLNWAGFYILRDGELVLGPFQGLPACNRIGIGKGVCGTAVKTKEIQLVPDVHQFPGHIACDEASNSELVIPIIKEDRVYGVLDLDSPEKGRFTELEKEYFIKFVNILNEYIDWNNV; encoded by the coding sequence ATGTTTAAATTAGATCCTATTAAAAAGATGAATGAAGAGGAAAGACTAAAATATATGAATATGCTATTAAAATCCCAATTGAGTTCAGAGAAAGATGATATAGCCAATTTATCTAATGCATCAGCTATTATCATGGCCTGTGTAGAAAGGCTAAATTGGGCTGGATTCTACATATTAAGAGATGGAGAGCTAGTTTTAGGACCATTCCAAGGCCTTCCTGCTTGTAATAGGATAGGAATAGGTAAAGGAGTATGTGGAACAGCTGTAAAAACAAAAGAAATCCAATTGGTTCCAGATGTTCATCAATTCCCAGGACATATTGCTTGTGACGAAGCTTCTAATTCTGAATTGGTCATCCCAATTATTAAGGAAGATAGGGTTTATGGAGTACTAGACTTAGATAGTCCAGAAAAAGGTAGATTTACAGAATTAGAGAAGGAATACTTTATAAAATTTGTGAATATTTTAAACGAATACATCGATTGGAACAATGTTTAG
- a CDS encoding NAD(P)/FAD-dependent oxidoreductase translates to METTKYLIIGNGIAGLSAAKEIRNNDSESSIIMISSEPYHTYYRIKLTEYISKDFEETELLVNKDSWYEERDIKVQLNKIVETIDVEDQKIRLDDGTEIKYEKLLIATGSRPFIPPIAGKYKKGVLALRTLKDLKYIKNYFNKCNNITVIGGGLLGLEAAWSLTKLGKNVSIVEFAPYLLPKQLDEELANKLKDKLVRKGFNIYLSSAADEILGKEQVDGILLNNGQILKSDGVLFSVGIRPNIDLVRDTPIAFDKGVIVNKYLETNIENIYAAGDVIELDGRIIGLWTSANEQGKIAGANMSGKTLEYTEPKLFTSLILDDIKLFSVGDVKNFDRVYEYMEGDIHHKIFANNDRITGGILFGDIRDMSKLKKAVDERMDMKSYTNLLYK, encoded by the coding sequence ATGGAGACAACTAAATATTTGATTATAGGGAATGGAATTGCAGGCCTTTCTGCTGCAAAAGAAATAAGGAATAACGATAGTGAAAGCAGCATTATTATGATTTCAAGTGAACCCTACCATACTTATTATAGAATAAAATTAACAGAATATATATCCAAAGATTTCGAAGAGACTGAACTATTAGTAAATAAGGATAGTTGGTATGAAGAAAGGGATATTAAAGTTCAATTAAATAAAATAGTTGAAACAATAGATGTAGAGGACCAAAAAATTAGATTAGATGACGGTACAGAAATCAAATATGAAAAGCTATTAATAGCCACTGGTAGTAGACCATTTATTCCTCCTATAGCTGGGAAATATAAAAAGGGCGTACTAGCACTAAGAACGTTAAAAGACTTAAAATATATAAAGAATTATTTTAACAAATGTAATAATATTACCGTAATAGGTGGTGGGCTTTTAGGATTGGAAGCAGCCTGGTCCTTAACAAAATTAGGTAAAAATGTAAGTATAGTAGAGTTTGCACCTTACTTATTGCCAAAGCAATTAGACGAGGAATTGGCTAATAAATTAAAAGATAAACTGGTGAGGAAAGGTTTTAACATATACCTTTCTTCGGCAGCAGATGAGATACTAGGAAAAGAACAGGTAGATGGCATACTACTAAATAATGGTCAAATATTAAAAAGCGATGGGGTTCTCTTTTCAGTAGGAATTAGGCCAAATATAGATTTAGTTAGGGATACCCCTATAGCTTTTGATAAAGGAGTAATTGTTAATAAATATTTAGAAACAAATATCGAAAATATTTATGCAGCAGGAGATGTTATTGAATTAGATGGCAGGATAATAGGCCTCTGGACTTCCGCCAATGAACAAGGAAAGATTGCAGGAGCTAATATGTCAGGAAAAACATTGGAATATACTGAACCAAAGCTTTTCACATCCCTAATATTAGACGATATTAAATTATTTTCAGTTGGAGATGTGAAGAATTTTGATAGGGTTTATGAATACATGGAAGGAGATATACATCATAAAATATTTGCTAACAATGACAGAATTACTGGCGGAATATTGTTTGGTGATATAAGGGATATGTCAAAGCTTAAAAAAGCAGTTGATGAAAGGATGGATATGAAATCCTACACCAATCTTCTTTATAAATAG
- a CDS encoding transglutaminase-like domain-containing protein: MNKLESLMVGLPEDVERLVIYGHYSKALELINLYMTRNIPEILKDRLNFEKDRIRRLKQDYIYTFDEALSLAESKIKNFTKEELEYLMDNRYADWIYIDGKITLHKRFLQNSLRVHPTLKSRLLEPIEEPASILDETIDEIMNKGEVKYFFHVKTGLKLKRNLARKGEKILVHLPIPRKAQQIKNINIISTSHEPKAISYEEHPQRTIFFEEIVKGDDEFTVEYSYESYIKYRKLEKAKVSENQPTFYTEEYLPHIRFSPFLRELAKEIVGSESNPLVKARKIYDYITKNVQYSYVRQYAAIINVPEYAAYNLKGDCGIQAMLFITLCRIVGIPARWQSGLVVNPNYIGCHDWAEFYIEPYGWLFADPSFGGSGLRNKNEKRWNFYFGHVDPFRMVANSEFHYNFYPKKKFLRQDPYDNQEGEMEYLDRPVFHDEYDVIQEIVEVRKIE, translated from the coding sequence AATTGGAGTCCTTAATGGTAGGTTTACCAGAAGATGTAGAACGGTTAGTCATATATGGTCACTATTCAAAGGCACTAGAATTGATTAACCTATATATGACAAGGAATATCCCCGAAATATTAAAGGACAGGCTTAACTTTGAAAAAGATAGAATTAGAAGGCTTAAACAAGATTACATATATACCTTTGATGAAGCCCTATCTTTAGCAGAAAGCAAAATAAAGAATTTTACCAAGGAAGAATTGGAATATTTAATGGATAATAGATATGCTGATTGGATTTACATAGATGGTAAAATTACCCTTCATAAGAGATTCTTACAAAACTCCTTAAGAGTCCATCCTACTTTAAAGTCTAGGCTTCTTGAGCCTATAGAAGAACCAGCTAGCATACTTGATGAAACCATAGATGAAATAATGAATAAAGGTGAAGTTAAATATTTCTTCCATGTTAAAACTGGTTTAAAACTAAAAAGGAATTTGGCTAGAAAAGGAGAAAAAATATTAGTCCACTTGCCTATACCAAGAAAAGCTCAACAGATAAAAAATATTAATATAATTAGCACATCCCATGAACCAAAGGCTATCTCCTACGAAGAACACCCTCAAAGAACCATTTTTTTTGAAGAGATTGTCAAAGGTGACGATGAGTTTACCGTTGAATATTCCTATGAAAGCTATATCAAATATAGGAAACTAGAGAAAGCTAAGGTTTCTGAAAATCAGCCAACCTTTTATACAGAAGAGTATCTACCCCATATTCGATTTTCTCCTTTTCTAAGGGAGTTAGCTAAAGAAATTGTTGGCAGTGAAAGCAACCCATTGGTTAAAGCTAGGAAAATTTACGACTATATAACTAAAAATGTTCAATACTCCTATGTTAGACAATATGCCGCCATTATCAATGTTCCTGAATATGCAGCTTATAATCTAAAAGGAGATTGTGGCATTCAAGCCATGTTATTTATTACCCTATGTAGAATAGTTGGAATCCCTGCAAGATGGCAATCTGGGTTGGTAGTAAATCCTAATTATATAGGCTGTCATGACTGGGCAGAGTTTTATATTGAACCTTATGGCTGGCTGTTTGCTGACCCTTCCTTCGGTGGAAGTGGGCTTAGAAATAAGAATGAAAAGCGATGGAATTTCTATTTTGGACATGTAGATCCCTTTAGGATGGTAGCCAATTCTGAATTCCATTACAATTTCTATCCAAAAAAGAAATTCTTAAGGCAAGACCCCTATGATAATCAAGAAGGGGAGATGGAATATTTAGATAGACCCGTATTCCATGACGAATATGATGTAATACAAGAGATTGTTGAGGTTAGGAAAATAGAGTAA
- a CDS encoding ABC transporter permease, which translates to MVSRALKRLYTILIFLFIYAPIIVLIIFSFNNSRSRGTWSGFTFKWYVELFKDAEVLKALYYTILIAVLSAIISTIIGTFAAIGIYGMPKIRKKVILNLNYLPVLNPDIVTAVSLMTLFRFLRIEFGFITLLLAHITFCIPYVILSILPKLKQMNKHLAEAAMDLGATPFYALRKVIIPEIMPGIVTGALLAFTLSIDDFVVSFFNKGAGVTNLSITVYSMARRGINPVINALSTIMFIGLISLLLIINSRSNKSISERGDII; encoded by the coding sequence ATGGTAAGTAGGGCCTTAAAAAGATTGTATACAATATTAATCTTTCTATTTATATATGCTCCGATTATAGTTTTAATCATTTTTTCTTTCAATAATTCTAGAAGCAGAGGCACTTGGAGTGGATTCACATTTAAATGGTATGTGGAATTGTTTAAGGATGCAGAAGTGTTAAAGGCTTTATATTATACTATACTTATTGCAGTATTATCTGCCATTATTTCTACGATAATTGGTACATTTGCTGCAATAGGTATTTATGGTATGCCAAAAATCAGAAAAAAAGTAATTTTAAACTTAAATTATTTACCCGTATTAAATCCTGATATAGTAACTGCTGTATCTTTAATGACTTTATTTAGATTTCTCAGGATTGAATTTGGGTTTATTACCTTGCTTTTAGCCCATATAACTTTTTGTATACCCTATGTTATATTGTCCATTTTGCCAAAACTCAAGCAGATGAATAAACATTTAGCAGAAGCAGCTATGGATTTAGGAGCCACCCCCTTTTACGCTTTGAGGAAGGTAATAATCCCTGAAATTATGCCTGGAATAGTAACGGGAGCTCTATTAGCCTTTACTCTGTCAATAGACGATTTTGTAGTTAGCTTTTTCAACAAGGGGGCAGGAGTTACCAATTTAAGCATTACCGTCTATTCTATGGCCAGAAGGGGAATAAATCCAGTTATAAATGCATTATCCACCATTATGTTTATAGGATTAATATCTCTGCTTTTAATAATAAATAGCAGGTCAAATAAAAGTATTAGTGAAAGAGGTGACATCATTTGA
- a CDS encoding carbon starvation CstA family protein has product MLTFIIGIIILVVGGFIYGAYCEKAFGPDDRPTPAITKTDGVDFVVMSKWKNSLVNLLNIAGTGPVLGPIQGILFGPIAFLTIPIGCILAGSAHDYFAGMISMRNGGAQMPSLIRKYLGDKVFNFYNIVIWILMLLVGVVFVYTPGDLIVNEIIGQAPLFDNPVTWVVYVGIFAYYLLSTLFPIDAIIGRIYPIFGAILVISAVGIFGGIILGGQGQYLTNISLSSGLFGHHPNGLPFIPVFFITVACGILSGFHATQNTMISRTVKSEKEGRTTFFNMMLVEGFIAMCWAAGAMIMFNKGTDIATAPTLMVGIISKEFLGSIGGMLAILGVIVLPITSGDTAFRGLRLMIAEQFKIDQKNIKRRLSLTLGIFIPAFFILIWAKASPSGFNVLWRYFAFTNQFVAIFALAMSTIYLRIHGRNYFITLIPGVFYTFITASFILHAPIGFGLESRLGLDPNSYVLSYAVAAILTVAYVYLIKKRSDTNKDEILQNVLA; this is encoded by the coding sequence ATGTTAACGTTTATCATCGGTATCATCATACTTGTTGTTGGTGGTTTTATATATGGTGCGTACTGTGAAAAGGCATTTGGACCAGATGACAGACCTACTCCAGCTATTACTAAAACGGACGGAGTAGACTTTGTAGTAATGAGCAAGTGGAAAAACTCATTGGTAAATTTGTTAAATATTGCTGGGACTGGACCTGTTTTAGGGCCTATACAAGGAATTTTGTTTGGGCCTATAGCCTTTCTTACTATCCCCATTGGATGTATTTTGGCAGGTTCAGCCCATGATTATTTTGCAGGAATGATCTCCATGAGAAATGGTGGAGCTCAAATGCCAAGCCTTATTAGAAAGTATTTAGGAGACAAAGTTTTTAACTTCTACAACATTGTAATTTGGATTTTAATGTTATTAGTAGGTGTTGTATTCGTATATACACCTGGAGACTTAATCGTTAATGAAATAATCGGACAAGCACCACTATTTGACAATCCTGTAACTTGGGTTGTATATGTTGGAATATTTGCATACTATCTATTATCTACATTATTCCCAATAGATGCAATCATAGGAAGAATCTATCCTATATTTGGAGCAATACTAGTAATTTCAGCCGTTGGAATCTTTGGCGGAATTATACTAGGAGGACAGGGACAATATTTAACTAATATATCCTTATCATCAGGATTATTTGGGCATCATCCCAATGGATTACCATTTATACCAGTATTTTTCATAACTGTAGCTTGTGGAATTCTTTCAGGGTTCCATGCAACTCAAAATACGATGATATCTAGAACTGTGAAATCTGAAAAAGAAGGTAGGACTACTTTCTTCAATATGATGCTTGTAGAAGGTTTCATAGCTATGTGCTGGGCTGCAGGTGCAATGATCATGTTCAACAAAGGAACAGATATAGCAACTGCACCTACATTAATGGTTGGAATTATTTCAAAAGAATTTTTAGGCAGCATAGGTGGAATGCTTGCAATTCTAGGAGTAATCGTTCTTCCTATAACTTCAGGAGATACAGCTTTTAGAGGATTAAGACTTATGATTGCAGAACAATTTAAAATCGATCAAAAGAATATTAAAAGGAGACTTTCATTAACTCTAGGGATATTTATTCCTGCATTTTTCATATTAATTTGGGCAAAGGCTAGTCCGAGTGGGTTCAATGTATTGTGGAGGTATTTCGCCTTTACAAATCAGTTTGTTGCAATTTTCGCTTTAGCAATGTCAACCATTTATCTAAGAATTCACGGAAGGAATTATTTTATAACCCTTATACCTGGAGTGTTCTATACATTTATTACTGCTAGTTTCATACTCCATGCGCCTATAGGTTTTGGATTGGAGTCAAGGCTTGGACTTGATCCTAATAGTTATGTATTATCCTATGCAGTAGCTGCCATTCTAACTGTAGCTTATGTATATCTTATCAAAAAGCGTAGCGATACAAATAAAGATGAAATACTACAAAATGTATTAGCATAA
- a CDS encoding ABC transporter permease — MKMRWTSYPYILWIAIFIVVPLALILLYSFTIGEEGGLGSLQFTLDNFRNFLDPKYLDVLWISVNLAFKSTLITLVLGYPLAMIIAREKPSRRNVMILLLVIPMWMNFLLRTYAWLTLLGKNGFINYIITKLGFSPLDLIYNDSAVLLGMVYNFLPFMVLPIYSVLIKIDNSLIEAAEDLGANKMKVFLKITFPLSIPGIITGITMVFMPAVSTFVISRLLGGGQYMLIGNLIEQQFLWVGDWHFGSAISIIMMAFILVTMAITAKFDSQKEEGGGLW, encoded by the coding sequence ATGAAAATGAGATGGACTTCTTACCCTTATATTTTGTGGATAGCAATATTTATTGTTGTTCCATTGGCATTAATCCTCCTATATTCCTTTACTATTGGTGAAGAGGGGGGCCTTGGCAGTCTACAATTTACATTGGATAATTTTAGAAATTTCTTGGATCCGAAATATTTGGACGTATTGTGGATATCCGTTAATTTAGCTTTTAAATCTACTCTAATTACTTTAGTGTTGGGATATCCTTTGGCTATGATAATTGCTCGGGAAAAACCCAGTAGAAGAAATGTTATGATTTTATTGCTTGTAATACCAATGTGGATGAATTTTTTATTGCGAACATATGCTTGGTTGACCTTGTTAGGTAAAAATGGATTCATAAATTATATTATAACTAAATTGGGTTTCAGCCCTCTAGACTTAATATATAATGATTCAGCAGTATTGCTAGGTATGGTATACAATTTTCTACCCTTTATGGTTTTACCAATTTATTCGGTTTTAATTAAGATAGACAATAGTTTGATTGAAGCAGCAGAAGATTTGGGTGCGAATAAGATGAAGGTTTTTTTGAAAATTACCTTTCCATTAAGTATTCCTGGTATAATCACAGGAATTACTATGGTATTCATGCCTGCTGTCAGTACCTTTGTAATTTCAAGGTTGTTGGGCGGAGGTCAATATATGCTTATAGGGAATTTAATTGAACAGCAATTCCTATGGGTTGGAGATTGGCATTTTGGGTCTGCCATATCTATAATCATGATGGCCTTTATACTTGTGACCATGGCAATTACTGCCAAGTTTGATTCCCAGAAAGAGGAAGGGGGAGGCTTATGGTAA
- a CDS encoding HDIG domain-containing metalloprotein produces the protein MSKYIPTREEAFQLLKEYNKSESLIKHALAVEAVMVHFAELFGEEDKEKWAVIGLVHDLDYEMYPEDHCIKTQEILRERNWPEEYIRTIVSHGWGICTDVEPVETIDKVLYTVDELTGLIAATALVRPSKSILDMKPKSVKKKWNQTSFAAGVDRSIIEKGAEMLGMDLNTVIAETIKGMQKVAEEIGLKGNID, from the coding sequence ATGAGTAAATATATTCCAACTAGGGAAGAGGCTTTTCAATTGTTAAAAGAATATAATAAGAGCGAAAGCTTAATAAAACATGCCTTAGCTGTAGAAGCAGTTATGGTACATTTTGCAGAGTTATTTGGGGAAGAAGATAAGGAAAAATGGGCTGTAATAGGCCTAGTTCATGATTTGGATTATGAAATGTATCCAGAGGATCATTGTATAAAAACTCAAGAGATTTTAAGGGAGAGGAATTGGCCAGAAGAATATATAAGGACCATAGTTAGCCATGGTTGGGGTATATGTACCGATGTTGAGCCTGTCGAAACTATAGACAAGGTATTATATACCGTAGATGAATTGACAGGGTTAATAGCAGCAACTGCGTTAGTTAGGCCAAGTAAAAGTATTTTAGATATGAAACCAAAATCTGTAAAGAAGAAGTGGAATCAAACTAGTTTTGCAGCAGGAGTGGATAGGTCCATAATCGAAAAAGGAGCTGAGATGTTAGGAATGGATTTAAATACTGTAATAGCTGAAACTATTAAGGGAATGCAAAAAGTTGCAGAAGAAATAGGCTTAAAAGGGAATATCGATTAA
- a CDS encoding D-cysteine desulfhydrase family protein, with protein MVNRIRFANLPTRIERLNRLSKELGRNIYIKRDDETGMEISGNKIRKLEFSVGEALENNCDYLITCGGIQSNHARATAAVAAKLGLGSYLVLKGDENEEAEGNLFLDKLLGAKIKFVTKGEYKYNRKEIMEDIRKSLEVEGHKAYIIPEGASNGMGSLGYVNAMEEILEQEKQIDIKFDAIVVTVGSGGTYAGLYYGNRVNNNPATIYGFNICDTKEHFQQIVLKLLDEIAIYTGKGIDVNEDELHIIDGYPGLGYALNRPEEIEFINYIAKLEGIILDPVYTGKAMYGLVEEIKKGSFDKHENILFMHTGGIFGWNREQRGLLK; from the coding sequence ATGGTAAATAGGATTAGATTTGCTAACCTACCTACTAGGATTGAAAGATTAAATAGATTAAGTAAGGAACTGGGAAGAAATATCTATATTAAGAGGGATGATGAAACAGGGATGGAGATATCAGGAAATAAGATTAGGAAACTAGAATTTTCAGTAGGAGAGGCTCTAGAAAATAATTGTGACTATTTAATTACCTGTGGTGGAATTCAATCAAACCATGCAAGAGCTACAGCAGCTGTAGCAGCAAAATTAGGCTTAGGTTCTTATCTAGTATTAAAAGGCGATGAAAATGAGGAAGCAGAGGGGAATTTATTCTTAGATAAATTATTAGGCGCAAAGATAAAATTTGTAACCAAAGGGGAATATAAATATAATAGAAAAGAAATAATGGAGGACATAAGGAAATCTTTAGAAGTGGAAGGTCATAAGGCATATATAATCCCTGAAGGAGCTTCTAATGGGATGGGTTCTTTGGGATATGTAAATGCCATGGAGGAAATTTTAGAACAGGAAAAACAGATAGATATTAAATTTGATGCAATAGTAGTTACAGTAGGCTCTGGTGGCACCTATGCAGGCCTATATTATGGGAATCGCGTAAATAATAACCCTGCAACTATCTATGGGTTTAACATCTGTGATACGAAGGAACATTTCCAACAGATAGTCCTAAAATTACTAGATGAAATAGCTATATATACTGGAAAAGGCATCGATGTAAATGAAGATGAACTACATATAATAGATGGATATCCAGGTTTAGGATATGCTTTAAATAGACCTGAGGAAATAGAATTCATCAATTATATTGCAAAGTTAGAGGGAATAATATTAGATCCAGTATATACTGGAAAGGCCATGTATGGATTGGTGGAGGAGATAAAAAAGGGCTCTTTTGATAAACATGAAAATATTCTATTCATGCACACTGGGGGAATATTTGGTTGGAATAGGGAACAAAGGGGATTGCTTAAGTAG